A window of Luteolibacter flavescens contains these coding sequences:
- a CDS encoding DUF58 domain-containing protein, which translates to MSAHKYLKPEDIRRLKNYEFGAKAMVEGYLSGRHRSKQRGSSIEFHEFRQYTPGDPLSQVDWRVFARNDKLFLRTFEQETNLECHLFMDCSASMGFPEDSERLTKLEYASFFAACLAWLVISKNDRVSLTMFDDGVRKFLPPGSTRKHLNELLTTLERNQPGNGTSIIEALRRANPLLKRRGTLVLLSDFFCDPAELFQALNPYLHRGFRVHLFHLLDPSELDLGDRGLARFVDMETGERMVVHPQSLSQAWKEHIQQHVRSLRSLAASRRADYCLIPTTESYFTLLDRLRH; encoded by the coding sequence ATGTCCGCCCACAAATACCTCAAGCCCGAAGACATCCGCCGACTGAAGAACTACGAGTTCGGAGCGAAGGCAATGGTGGAGGGCTATTTGTCCGGACGCCACCGGTCGAAGCAGCGGGGCTCGTCGATCGAGTTCCATGAGTTCCGCCAGTACACTCCGGGCGATCCGCTCTCGCAGGTGGACTGGCGGGTCTTCGCGCGGAATGACAAGCTCTTCCTCCGCACCTTTGAACAGGAGACGAACCTGGAGTGCCATCTCTTCATGGACTGCTCCGCTTCGATGGGATTCCCGGAGGATTCGGAACGCCTCACGAAGCTGGAGTATGCCTCCTTCTTCGCCGCATGCCTCGCGTGGCTGGTGATCTCGAAGAACGACCGCGTCTCGCTGACGATGTTTGACGACGGCGTCCGGAAGTTCCTGCCGCCCGGCTCGACCCGCAAGCACCTCAACGAACTGCTGACCACGCTGGAGCGGAACCAGCCGGGGAATGGCACGTCGATCATCGAGGCACTGCGCCGTGCGAATCCGCTGCTGAAGCGCCGCGGCACGCTGGTGCTGCTCTCGGATTTCTTCTGCGATCCCGCCGAGCTCTTCCAAGCGCTGAATCCCTACCTGCACCGCGGCTTCCGCGTGCATCTGTTTCATCTGCTGGATCCATCGGAGCTCGACCTGGGCGACCGCGGTCTCGCGCGCTTCGTGGACATGGAGACGGGCGAGCGCATGGTCGTTCACCCGCAGTCGCTCAGCCAGGCGTGGAAGGAGCACATCCAGCAGCACGTCCGCTCGCTGCGCTCCCTCGCCGCCTCGCGCCGTGCCGACTACTGCCTGATCCCCACCACCGAGTCCTACTTCACCCTGCTGGACCGGCTGCGGCACTGA
- a CDS encoding AAA family ATPase, giving the protein MSTATQEPAARWEQVQERAAAIRRETGRVIVGQEEIVEQLLTSLLCKGHCLLVGVPGLAKTLLVSTLGRILGLKFQRIQFTPDLMPSDIVGTEILQTSDDGSREFKFAPGPIFANLILADEINRTPPKTQAALLEAMQEKQVTVNGVTRRLEEPFTVFATQNPIEHEGTYPLPEAQLDRFFFELRIGYPTMAEEEEIVLRTTGRGMPEAQPLLDAAGVMDLQDATHDIPLPDSVVKAILKLVHSTRPDSEHATADVKNYVSFGAGPRASQCLARAVKALALLRGQPTASIDEVRTLALPILRHRVIANYNATGEGITVDSIVAKLAASL; this is encoded by the coding sequence ATGTCCACCGCCACTCAAGAACCCGCCGCACGCTGGGAACAGGTGCAGGAACGCGCCGCCGCCATCCGCCGCGAGACCGGCCGCGTCATCGTCGGCCAGGAAGAAATCGTCGAGCAACTGCTGACCTCGCTGCTGTGCAAGGGCCACTGCCTGCTCGTCGGCGTGCCCGGCCTCGCGAAGACGCTGCTGGTTTCCACGCTCGGGCGCATCCTCGGCCTGAAGTTCCAGCGCATCCAGTTCACGCCGGACCTGATGCCGTCGGACATCGTCGGCACGGAGATCCTGCAGACCTCGGACGACGGTTCGCGAGAGTTCAAGTTCGCACCCGGCCCGATCTTCGCGAACCTGATCCTGGCGGACGAAATCAACCGCACGCCGCCGAAGACGCAGGCCGCGCTGCTGGAGGCGATGCAGGAAAAGCAGGTCACCGTGAATGGCGTGACGCGCCGGCTGGAAGAGCCCTTCACCGTCTTCGCCACGCAGAATCCCATCGAGCACGAGGGCACATATCCCCTGCCGGAAGCCCAGCTCGACCGCTTTTTCTTCGAGCTGCGCATCGGCTACCCGACCATGGCCGAGGAGGAGGAGATCGTGCTGCGCACCACCGGCCGCGGCATGCCCGAGGCACAGCCGCTGCTGGATGCCGCGGGCGTGATGGACCTGCAGGATGCCACGCACGATATCCCGCTGCCGGACTCCGTGGTGAAGGCGATCCTCAAGCTGGTCCACTCCACCCGCCCGGACTCCGAGCACGCCACCGCCGACGTGAAGAACTACGTCTCCTTTGGCGCGGGCCCGCGTGCATCGCAGTGCCTCGCCCGCGCGGTGAAGGCGCTCGCACTGCTGCGCGGGCAGCCGACCGCGTCCATCGACGAGGTCCGCACCCTCGCCCTGCCCATCCTGCGCCACCGGGTGATCGCGAACTACAACGCGACCGGGGAAGGCATCACCGTCGATAGCATCGTGGCAAAGCTCGCGGCGTCGCTCTGA
- a CDS encoding Gfo/Idh/MocA family protein: MHPDEKVTISATGRRSFLRTLGGIGAAITAAGGMAGAQGAPSRPSGAKYMGDFAAPKLDKVRVAIIGVGARGSGHITQLAVIEGVEVVGICDLDAGRAKRSTDAVTAKGHQPRSYSGDENAWRKMLAETKPDAVFIATPWELHAPQAIAAMKAGAHAFVEIPLALTIEEMWEIVNTSESTGRHCMLMENVNYGREELLYLNMVRQGVIGELLHGEAAYIHELRSQMEGGDSTGSWRTLHYARRNGNLYPCHGLGPVAQYMSLARGEDNFRRLVAFGSPAKGRNLYAQKSTNLTKPEFKTLDYICADINTSIIKTTLGRTVMVQWDETSPRPYSRHNLIQGTLGTLKGFPNGMAIEGVTKSYHEWTDSEEFEAIASKYEHPLFKRMGELSKKMGGHGGMDFLMLYRIIECLRKGEPLDQNVYEGCYWSSVAPLSEKSVKEDGMPQDFPDFTRGGWKDTKPLAVVG; this comes from the coding sequence ATGCACCCCGACGAAAAAGTGACAATTTCCGCCACCGGGCGACGCAGTTTCCTCAGAACCCTCGGTGGAATCGGAGCCGCGATCACGGCGGCAGGCGGCATGGCCGGCGCCCAGGGTGCCCCGTCCCGCCCCTCCGGCGCGAAGTACATGGGAGACTTCGCAGCGCCGAAGCTGGACAAGGTGAGGGTCGCCATCATCGGCGTGGGTGCCCGCGGGTCCGGCCACATCACCCAGCTCGCGGTGATCGAGGGCGTGGAAGTCGTCGGCATCTGCGATCTGGATGCAGGCCGCGCGAAGCGCTCCACCGACGCCGTGACAGCGAAGGGCCACCAGCCCCGCTCCTACTCCGGGGATGAGAATGCCTGGCGGAAGATGCTGGCGGAAACCAAGCCGGATGCCGTCTTCATCGCCACCCCGTGGGAACTCCACGCCCCGCAGGCGATCGCCGCGATGAAGGCCGGAGCCCACGCTTTCGTCGAGATCCCCCTCGCCCTGACCATCGAGGAGATGTGGGAAATCGTGAACACCTCCGAATCCACCGGCCGCCACTGCATGCTGATGGAGAATGTGAACTACGGCCGCGAGGAACTGCTCTACCTGAACATGGTCCGCCAAGGCGTGATCGGCGAGCTGCTCCACGGCGAGGCCGCCTACATCCACGAGCTGCGCAGCCAGATGGAAGGCGGTGACTCCACCGGCTCCTGGCGCACGCTCCACTACGCGCGGCGGAATGGAAACCTCTACCCGTGCCACGGCCTCGGCCCGGTGGCGCAGTACATGAGCCTGGCCCGCGGCGAGGACAACTTCCGCCGCCTCGTCGCCTTCGGCTCTCCCGCCAAGGGCCGCAATCTCTATGCGCAGAAGTCCACGAACCTGACCAAGCCCGAGTTCAAGACACTCGACTACATCTGCGCGGACATCAACACCTCGATCATCAAGACCACGCTGGGCCGCACCGTAATGGTGCAGTGGGACGAGACCTCCCCGCGCCCGTATTCCCGCCACAACCTGATCCAAGGTACGCTCGGCACGCTGAAGGGCTTCCCGAACGGCATGGCCATCGAGGGCGTGACGAAGAGCTACCACGAGTGGACGGACTCGGAGGAATTCGAAGCCATCGCCTCGAAGTACGAGCACCCGCTCTTCAAGCGCATGGGCGAGCTTTCCAAGAAGATGGGCGGCCACGGCGGCATGGATTTCCTCATGCTCTACCGCATCATCGAGTGCCTGCGGAAGGGCGAGCCGCTCGACCAGAACGTGTACGAGGGCTGCTACTGGTCCTCCGTCGCGCCGCTCAGTGAAAAATCCGTGAAGGAAGATGGCATGCCGCAGGACTTCCCGGACTTCACGCGCGGCGGCTGGAAGGACACCAAGCCGCTGGCCGTGGTGGGCTGA
- a CDS encoding DUF5069 domain-containing protein, which yields MKIDGIFGCYEKTRGMFYFARLCSKIRLHAEGRLPEDYYDMLGHGFDGRTCRYLGVTYEAVREQVLSGKSNEEVLDWCHAQGRHLNAEELLIYNSFMSKRGWRDDETDEFIPAQIGNYGLPADCGAVTDFDLIEMDEGRWYPDQWRDAWK from the coding sequence ATGAAGATCGACGGCATTTTCGGCTGCTATGAGAAGACCCGCGGCATGTTCTACTTCGCGCGCCTGTGCTCGAAGATCCGCCTGCACGCGGAGGGCCGGCTGCCGGAGGATTATTACGACATGCTCGGCCACGGCTTCGACGGACGCACCTGCCGCTACCTCGGCGTGACCTACGAGGCCGTCCGCGAGCAGGTGCTCTCGGGAAAGTCGAATGAGGAAGTGCTCGACTGGTGCCACGCGCAGGGCCGCCATCTGAACGCGGAGGAGCTGCTCATCTACAACAGCTTCATGAGCAAGCGCGGCTGGCGCGACGATGAGACGGATGAATTCATCCCCGCGCAGATCGGCAACTACGGCCTGCCCGCGGACTGCGGCGCGGTGACCGACTTCGACCTCATCGAGATGGACGAAGGCCGCTGGTATCCGGACCAGTGGAGGGATGCGTGGAAGTGA
- a CDS encoding aminopeptidase — protein MLLSSCQTLQFYTQAVGGQMEILHKSRPNGPIIASPDTDPKLRKQLVAVEGIRRFASEHLSLPGHDSYGKYADLQREHVTWTLYAAPEFSLEPKRWWYPTLGKLDYRGFFKESDAEALATELRGEGFDVQVGGVDAYSTLGWFHDPVLNTFVHSADVDLAELIFHELTHRKYFRGGATVFNESFANAVAEEGVRRWLKHEGRTADLKKFEARLIRRAEFYDRIEWTRAELEKLYASDLPPEEMRRRKSAIFADLRDRFRELRRRWGGRGLEWWLTRDINNADLVSLHTYQKHVPTFHKLLADCGGDLDVFYKRVKKLEIPEEEDE, from the coding sequence TTGCTCCTCTCCTCTTGCCAGACGCTCCAGTTCTACACCCAGGCGGTGGGCGGGCAGATGGAGATCTTGCACAAGAGCCGTCCCAACGGGCCGATTATCGCCTCGCCGGACACCGATCCGAAGCTGCGGAAGCAACTCGTCGCGGTGGAAGGCATCCGCCGCTTCGCCAGCGAGCATCTTTCGCTGCCCGGCCACGACAGCTACGGGAAGTATGCGGATCTCCAGCGCGAGCACGTGACGTGGACGCTCTACGCCGCGCCGGAATTTTCACTCGAGCCGAAGCGCTGGTGGTATCCCACCCTGGGCAAGCTCGACTACCGCGGCTTCTTCAAGGAGAGCGATGCCGAGGCACTGGCGACCGAGCTCCGCGGCGAGGGCTTCGACGTGCAGGTCGGCGGCGTGGATGCCTACTCCACGCTCGGCTGGTTCCACGATCCGGTGCTGAATACCTTCGTCCACTCCGCCGACGTGGACCTCGCCGAGCTGATCTTCCACGAGCTGACCCACCGGAAGTACTTCCGCGGGGGCGCGACCGTTTTCAACGAGTCCTTCGCCAATGCCGTCGCCGAGGAAGGCGTGCGCCGCTGGCTGAAGCATGAGGGCCGGACTGCGGACCTGAAGAAATTCGAGGCCCGCCTGATCCGACGCGCGGAGTTCTACGACCGCATCGAGTGGACGCGCGCGGAGCTGGAAAAGCTCTACGCCTCCGACCTGCCACCGGAGGAAATGCGCCGCCGGAAATCCGCGATCTTCGCCGACCTGCGCGACCGCTTCCGCGAGCTGCGCCGCAGGTGGGGTGGCCGCGGCCTGGAGTGGTGGCTGACGCGCGATATCAACAACGCCGACCTCGTCTCGCTGCACACCTACCAGAAGCACGTCCCCACCTTCCACAAGCTGCTCGCGGACTGCGGTGGCGATCTCGATGTCTTCTACAAGCGGGTAAAGAAGCTCGAGATCCCCGAGGAAGAGGACGAGTGA
- a CDS encoding FadR/GntR family transcriptional regulator gives MQRRSAQIAGELEQEILAGKLPPGERLPSEEKFCERFKVSRTVIREAIQQLRGRGLLRTLKGSGTYIADPSLESLGSAVESYSVLAEESDFLELIDFRILIETECARLAAKNAGEQVIRELRRIVDAMDKARGTKDKFSKADIAFHLAIARGSGNRIYSILLGALEKRCIAYAQANRGDGDWSTPVISGHNEILDAIEAGMPDKAAEAMRKHLLSSRRHFVDLAT, from the coding sequence GTGCAACGACGCAGCGCCCAGATCGCCGGAGAACTCGAGCAGGAAATCCTGGCCGGCAAGCTGCCGCCCGGCGAGCGGCTGCCGTCCGAGGAGAAATTCTGCGAGCGCTTCAAGGTGAGCCGCACGGTCATTCGGGAAGCGATCCAGCAGCTCCGCGGCCGCGGCCTGCTGCGCACGCTGAAGGGCAGCGGCACCTACATCGCCGATCCCAGCCTGGAGTCGCTGGGCAGCGCGGTGGAGAGCTACTCGGTGCTCGCCGAGGAGAGCGATTTCCTGGAGCTGATCGACTTCCGCATCCTGATCGAAACGGAGTGCGCGCGCCTCGCCGCGAAGAACGCGGGCGAGCAGGTCATCCGCGAGCTGCGGCGCATTGTGGACGCGATGGACAAGGCGCGCGGGACGAAGGACAAATTCAGCAAGGCGGACATCGCCTTCCACCTCGCCATCGCCCGCGGGTCGGGGAACCGGATCTACTCGATCCTGCTCGGCGCGCTGGAGAAGCGCTGCATCGCCTACGCCCAGGCAAACCGTGGCGACGGCGACTGGTCCACGCCGGTGATCTCCGGCCACAATGAAATCCTCGATGCCATCGAGGCCGGCATGCCCGACAAGGCCGCCGAGGCGATGCGCAAGCACCTGCTTTCCTCGCGCCGTCACTTCGTCGATCTCGCGACCTGA
- a CDS encoding gluconokinase: MRIVIAGVSGSGKTTIGMLVADRLGCEFADADGFHPPENIAKMSAGIPLDDSDREGWLEALGEYMAGRESIVLACSALKKKYRDHLRGLAGPVRFCVLTAGRGLLEERLSTREHFMPASLLDSQLDTLELGEDVVVIENAAAPEEVAERLIAGLPDKG, from the coding sequence ATGAGAATCGTCATCGCAGGCGTCAGCGGCAGCGGGAAGACCACCATCGGCATGCTGGTGGCGGACAGGCTCGGCTGCGAATTCGCGGATGCCGATGGCTTTCACCCGCCGGAGAACATCGCGAAAATGAGCGCCGGTATCCCGCTCGACGACAGTGACCGCGAGGGTTGGCTGGAGGCGCTGGGGGAATACATGGCGGGTCGCGAATCCATCGTGCTCGCCTGCTCGGCGCTGAAGAAGAAATACCGCGATCACCTCCGCGGACTCGCCGGTCCGGTCCGCTTCTGCGTTCTCACCGCTGGGCGCGGGCTGCTGGAGGAGCGCCTGTCCACCCGCGAGCACTTCATGCCGGCGAGCCTGCTCGATTCGCAATTGGATACGCTGGAGCTTGGCGAGGATGTAGTCGTCATTGAAAATGCCGCTGCTCCGGAGGAGGTTGCCGAGCGATTGATCGCGGGCCTTCCGGACAAGGGCTGA
- a CDS encoding heavy metal translocating P-type ATPase metal-binding domain-containing protein, translated as MKASASASTCVCDHCGTAFTPTVRGSEDRARDRYCCRGCEYVATLIRDQGFDRYYDLKQDVATAPVRSRPFEDHDFAWLRPLVDAAEAREGNDAAQLDCAIEGISCIGCVWLIDRLFERHDGAIRAAANPANGRLHLEWQRGSCDVGAYLKELASFGYVAAPAAAGSRDTSPERRGLAGRMGLCGAFALNAMGFSLPTYLGMPADFEFAGLFRLIAFTSATLAMLVGGGFFISRAWRALRIGTLHIDLPIALGLIAAYLGSIAGWAAGEERLLYFDFVATFVFLMLLGRYVQTAAVEKNRLRLVRRSPLPESVRSGDALLPISSLQPGTRFQLEPGKALPVSACLSDGTAEVSLEWIHGEADPVILHPGSRLPAGAILLGRRPVTVTADETWADSLISKLVADAFGDRGSPVFQRLLKIYLGVVLVTGVAVFAFWAMGGDARTGLQAMISVFVVSCPCALGVAVPLADEWAAARLARAGAFVRRASLWPRLRRVKHVVFDKTGTLTLERPLLENPAAVDALGDHAALALARLTRGSLHPVSRTLLEALGNRGQRLLEALGPVEVTEIPGQGVRATMETGEWFLGKSSQRQGTELRHDGSLIAAFTFSDALRPGAADALRHLERRGLSIHILSGDSPLKVASLARSLGLPYDQSHGGLSPEEKCRAVQALDRQDTLYVGDGANDSLAFDAAFVTGTPVVDRSLLESKSDFYALGSCLAWLPEAFAAADARAHGVRRAFIFALSYNLVVVALSATAHMSPLLAAVLMPLSSVVSILLVAFRTRMIELHRTHDYGRDVIRKEEGSPSRLRFSSRTRHEPKSGDQAVRSHLA; from the coding sequence ATGAAAGCCAGCGCCAGCGCTAGCACCTGCGTCTGCGACCACTGCGGCACCGCCTTCACACCGACGGTCCGGGGTTCGGAGGATCGGGCTCGCGACCGCTATTGCTGCCGCGGCTGCGAATACGTCGCCACGCTGATCCGCGACCAGGGATTCGACCGCTACTACGATCTCAAGCAGGACGTCGCCACCGCCCCCGTCCGCAGCCGACCCTTTGAGGATCATGATTTCGCATGGCTGCGGCCGCTTGTTGACGCGGCAGAGGCACGCGAGGGAAATGATGCCGCGCAACTCGACTGCGCCATCGAGGGCATCTCCTGCATCGGCTGTGTGTGGCTCATCGACCGGCTTTTCGAGCGTCACGACGGTGCCATCCGTGCCGCGGCAAATCCCGCCAATGGTCGCCTCCATCTGGAGTGGCAGCGCGGGTCCTGTGATGTCGGTGCCTATTTGAAAGAGCTCGCGTCCTTCGGCTACGTCGCCGCACCCGCCGCCGCGGGCAGCCGTGACACCTCTCCGGAGCGCCGCGGTCTCGCCGGGCGCATGGGCCTCTGCGGGGCCTTCGCGTTGAATGCCATGGGCTTCTCGCTGCCCACCTATCTCGGCATGCCGGCGGACTTCGAGTTCGCCGGGCTCTTCCGCCTCATCGCCTTCACCTCGGCCACGCTGGCCATGCTCGTGGGCGGAGGATTCTTCATCTCCCGCGCCTGGCGGGCGCTTCGGATCGGCACGCTGCACATCGACTTGCCCATCGCGCTTGGGCTCATCGCCGCCTATCTCGGGTCCATCGCCGGTTGGGCCGCGGGGGAGGAGCGGCTGCTCTACTTCGACTTCGTCGCCACCTTCGTCTTCCTCATGCTGCTGGGCCGCTACGTGCAGACCGCGGCGGTGGAAAAGAACCGCCTCCGGCTCGTCCGCCGCTCGCCGCTGCCGGAGTCGGTCAGGTCGGGCGATGCCCTGCTTCCCATCTCCTCCCTCCAGCCGGGCACCCGCTTCCAGCTCGAGCCGGGGAAGGCGCTGCCGGTCTCCGCTTGCCTCAGCGACGGTACGGCGGAGGTCTCGCTGGAGTGGATCCATGGCGAGGCGGACCCCGTCATCCTGCATCCCGGCTCGCGGCTGCCCGCCGGGGCCATCCTGCTCGGCCGCAGGCCCGTCACCGTCACCGCGGATGAAACGTGGGCCGACTCGCTGATCTCCAAGCTGGTGGCGGATGCTTTCGGAGACCGCGGCTCTCCCGTCTTCCAGCGGCTGCTGAAAATTTACCTGGGTGTTGTTCTTGTGACCGGTGTCGCCGTCTTCGCCTTCTGGGCGATGGGCGGCGACGCCCGCACGGGACTCCAGGCGATGATCTCGGTCTTCGTGGTCTCCTGCCCCTGCGCCCTCGGCGTGGCCGTGCCGCTCGCGGACGAGTGGGCGGCGGCCCGCCTTGCCCGTGCCGGGGCCTTCGTCCGTCGCGCCAGCCTCTGGCCCCGCCTGCGCCGCGTGAAGCACGTCGTCTTTGACAAGACGGGCACGCTCACGCTCGAGCGCCCGCTGTTAGAAAATCCCGCCGCCGTCGATGCCCTGGGCGATCACGCCGCGCTCGCGCTCGCCCGGCTCACCCGCGGCTCGCTGCATCCTGTCTCGCGCACCTTGTTGGAAGCTCTGGGAAATCGCGGCCAGCGCCTGCTGGAAGCCCTCGGCCCTGTCGAGGTGACGGAGATCCCCGGCCAAGGCGTCCGCGCAACGATGGAGACGGGCGAGTGGTTCCTGGGAAAAAGCAGCCAGCGCCAGGGCACAGAGCTCCGCCACGATGGCTCGCTCATCGCCGCCTTCACCTTCAGCGATGCCCTGCGGCCCGGTGCTGCCGACGCGCTCCGCCACCTTGAAAGGCGCGGCCTATCCATCCATATCCTCTCCGGGGATTCCCCGCTGAAGGTGGCCAGCCTCGCCCGCTCGCTCGGCCTGCCCTACGATCAATCCCACGGCGGCCTGAGCCCGGAGGAAAAGTGCCGCGCCGTGCAGGCGCTCGACCGCCAGGACACGCTCTACGTGGGCGATGGTGCGAATGACTCGCTCGCCTTTGACGCGGCCTTCGTGACCGGCACGCCCGTAGTGGACCGCAGCCTCCTGGAGTCGAAGTCGGACTTCTACGCGCTTGGCTCCTGCCTTGCTTGGCTGCCGGAGGCCTTTGCCGCGGCGGATGCCCGCGCGCACGGGGTCCGCCGGGCATTCATCTTCGCTCTTTCCTACAATCTCGTCGTGGTCGCCCTGTCCGCCACGGCCCACATGAGCCCGCTTCTCGCCGCAGTGCTGATGCCCCTGAGTTCGGTGGTTTCCATCCTGCTCGTCGCATTTCGCACCCGTATGATTGAACTCCACAGAACCCACGATTATGGTCGCGATGTTATCCGAAAAGAAGAAGGTTCCCCCTCGCGTCTCCGTTTCTCGTCCCGCACCCGTCATGAGCCAAAGTCAGGCGACCAAGCAGTTCGAAGCCACCTTGCATGA
- a CDS encoding helix-turn-helix domain-containing protein produces MSQSQATKQFEATLHERLKQSDLFKVYQDAFRTATGLPLRLVGANPEDWCLDDQSVNRSPFCEVLNLCKSACHACVDTNRRLIEEASVKGPSSCHCFAGLTASAVPVKLGAAVVGYLKTGQVFSRTPTEEDFDRLLGSLGRKTLDEKTQGVLRSTYFQTRSVEPERYASMITLLHSFAEQLSHHAESLAIIEEGSEPAAIAKARRYIHSHLDESLPLGAVAHEAGLSESHFCRLFKEATGLTLTDYVNRCRVEAAKRELLKPEKRVSEIAFEVGYQSLSQFNRSFARIVGTSPTLWRKEKFAEA; encoded by the coding sequence ATGAGCCAAAGTCAGGCGACCAAGCAGTTCGAAGCCACCTTGCATGAGCGGCTGAAGCAGTCCGATCTCTTCAAGGTCTATCAGGACGCCTTTCGCACCGCCACCGGCCTGCCGTTGCGGCTCGTGGGGGCAAATCCCGAGGACTGGTGTCTGGATGACCAGTCGGTGAACCGCAGTCCCTTCTGCGAGGTGCTGAATCTCTGCAAGAGCGCCTGCCACGCCTGCGTCGATACGAACCGGCGGCTGATCGAGGAGGCCAGCGTGAAGGGCCCGTCGAGCTGCCACTGCTTCGCCGGTCTCACCGCCTCCGCCGTGCCGGTGAAGCTCGGCGCGGCTGTGGTCGGGTATTTGAAGACCGGCCAGGTCTTCTCCCGCACGCCGACCGAGGAAGACTTTGACCGCCTGCTCGGCAGCCTCGGCCGCAAGACGCTGGACGAGAAGACACAGGGCGTGCTGCGCAGCACCTACTTCCAGACCCGCTCCGTGGAGCCGGAGCGCTACGCCAGCATGATCACCCTGCTGCACAGCTTCGCCGAGCAGCTCAGCCACCACGCCGAGTCCCTCGCCATCATCGAGGAAGGCAGCGAGCCCGCCGCGATCGCGAAGGCACGCCGCTACATCCACTCGCACCTCGACGAATCCCTGCCGCTCGGTGCCGTGGCCCACGAGGCCGGCCTGAGCGAGTCGCACTTCTGCCGCCTCTTCAAGGAAGCCACCGGCCTCACCCTCACCGACTATGTGAACCGCTGCCGTGTCGAGGCTGCCAAGCGCGAACTTCTCAAGCCCGAGAAGCGCGTCTCCGAGATCGCCTTCGAGGTCGGCTACCAATCGCTCTCCCAATTCAACCGCAGCTTCGCCCGGATCGTCGGCACCTCGCCGACCCTCTGGCGGAAAGAGAAATTCGCCGAGGCGTGA
- a CDS encoding MYG1 family protein, whose amino-acid sequence MAIAIERILTHPGGSHKDELLACSLLAAVHGVEIVRREPTEADLADPATAVVDVGGQHDPALNNFDHHQFPADHPPVCALTLVLQHLGIYEDARTFCDWLEPAEWFDTRGPNVTAKWLGIDRDTLAKLNSPVDVTLLRRFAKASRLAPGDVIYEMMRMTGQDLIDYVRSLRQRLDFIRDHAELWTVAGQEIVFLPRTEPMPDEPSAGIGRYLQSIGKDKTVAALIYPDRRGSGYGLSRNNDHPAFDFTRIESEADVHFAHARGFVAKTSAAEIERLKALLEIARA is encoded by the coding sequence ATGGCCATCGCTATCGAACGCATCCTCACCCATCCCGGCGGCTCGCATAAGGACGAACTCCTCGCGTGCAGCCTGCTGGCCGCCGTCCATGGCGTGGAAATCGTGCGCCGCGAGCCGACCGAGGCGGACCTCGCCGATCCCGCCACCGCCGTGGTCGACGTGGGTGGCCAGCATGATCCGGCGCTGAACAACTTCGACCACCACCAGTTCCCCGCGGACCATCCGCCGGTCTGCGCGCTGACGCTTGTCCTCCAGCACCTCGGCATCTACGAGGATGCTCGTACTTTCTGCGATTGGCTGGAGCCCGCCGAGTGGTTCGACACCCGCGGGCCGAATGTCACGGCGAAGTGGCTGGGCATCGACCGCGACACGCTGGCAAAGCTGAATTCCCCCGTGGATGTCACGCTGCTCCGCCGCTTCGCGAAGGCCTCCCGCCTCGCCCCCGGCGACGTGATCTACGAGATGATGCGGATGACCGGCCAGGATCTCATCGACTACGTACGCTCGCTGCGCCAGCGGCTCGATTTCATCCGGGACCACGCCGAGCTGTGGACCGTGGCGGGGCAGGAGATCGTCTTCCTTCCGCGCACGGAGCCCATGCCGGACGAGCCGTCCGCGGGCATCGGCCGCTACCTGCAATCCATCGGCAAGGACAAGACGGTCGCCGCGCTCATCTACCCGGACCGCCGGGGCAGTGGCTATGGCCTGTCGCGGAACAACGACCACCCGGCCTTCGACTTCACCCGCATCGAGAGCGAGGCGGATGTCCACTTCGCCCATGCCCGCGGCTTCGTCGCGAAGACCTCCGCCGCGGAGATCGAGCGCCTGAAGGCCCTGCTCGAAATCGCGCGGGCCTGA